ACGAACGAATTTCTTTCTGTTTGAACGGATCGATTCCCGCGGGAAGCGCGCTCTGAACGTTCCAGTGCATTTCCTCTTCGTCCGGTCCGTGCGCGGTTTTATTGATAAGAACGAGCGAGACGGAATTTACGTCTCCGTGAATTTTACGGTTTTCCTCTCCGAGTTCGCGAATCGTTTTCGCGGCGTCTCTTGTGATCGCGTCTCTTCCCAAAAAATTGAGATGATAGAGATAATCTTCCAATTCTTTTCCCTGCATTTTTCCGCAAAGAATGTATTGATACAAAAGAAAGATCAGATAGTCGCTTTCGGTGTTGTCTCCGATCAGGATTTCCTTCGAGTTGGTGGGAAGATACAAACGATCCCGGAGAAGAATCGTAAGTTTATAACTCATCTGATCGAACAGACTCTGAAACGAAGCTCCTGCGAATTTTCGAATCCGTTCCACCGAACCCAAAATTCCGTCCGTGATGAATTTGGCCGGATGAGTCACCGAATCCCAAAATTTTTCGACGATCCCTTTGATCGTTCCTTCCAGATATTTGAGATGCAGCGATTCGGTGACGATGGAATGACTGCGAATCGTAGTTAACAAGGTTCTTCTGAAAAAATGCGGACTCGCGGAAATAAAACATAAGGGAGAATCATCGGTCGCCATTCGGATTTCGCGGTAAAGCGCGGGCATTCCGGGAAGCGGAAGTTTTTGCTGCGGTGTTTCGAATAACGTGGAAAGTTTTCCTTTGTTGGAATGAATGTCGGTCGCAAGATACGTTTGATCGATATCCGAGGTGGTCACGAAGCCGCTGAAGTTTTCCGGAAGAATTCGCAGCTTGCCTTTGCCGATCAGAGATTGGCCCGAAATTTCACTCTTTCCCTTCTGGTTGAGATAGGCGATGTCCTTGGTGAATTGTCTGTAGGAATCCAATCTTCGAAAGTGAATCTGAAACGTATACTTTCCGGGGGGCAACGGTTTTGTGAATTCGTGAAAGAAGAATCCTCCGTCGTCTCCTTTGATTTCGGGGGATTGGTGTACGAGGTTGTTCGATTCGTCCCAGATTTCCGCGACTAAGATCGGTTTGCGGACCGGTTCGAGACCGTAATCCAAAAACGGAGTGATTTCGTATTCCTGGCCTTCGAAAAGACCGTTCATCAGATCCCAACGGGAATCGTCCCGCATTTCTTCCGTGATCCCCGCGTCCACAACCTGACCCCGAACGTAATACCGATTCTCGCGTCCGAGTGTTCCCCCGCAAA
The window above is part of the Leptospira yasudae genome. Proteins encoded here:
- a CDS encoding phosphatase domain-containing protein, which encodes MSEQPESKTPAAKLVDKKRIAICGGTLGRENRYYVRGQVVDAGITEEMRDDSRWDLMNGLFEGQEYEITPFLDYGLEPVRKPILVAEIWDESNNLVHQSPEIKGDDGGFFFHEFTKPLPPGKYTFQIHFRRLDSYRQFTKDIAYLNQKGKSEISGQSLIGKGKLRILPENFSGFVTTSDIDQTYLATDIHSNKGKLSTLFETPQQKLPLPGMPALYREIRMATDDSPLCFISASPHFFRRTLLTTIRSHSIVTESLHLKYLEGTIKGIVEKFWDSVTHPAKFITDGILGSVERIRKFAGASFQSLFDQMSYKLTILLRDRLYLPTNSKEILIGDNTESDYLIFLLYQYILCGKMQGKELEDYLYHLNFLGRDAITRDAAKTIRELGEENRKIHGDVNSVSLVLINKTAHGPDEEEMHWNVQSALPAGIDPFKQKEIRSYVLTEGAPGFAVVLQDNGILDTSAVFRIVAEMAGEWMEGHVIDSQAIMDWIRDLSLPGDYQDEKDLILEGLKKAFNKEEIS